A region from the Rufibacter sp. DG15C genome encodes:
- a CDS encoding GH92 family glycosyl hydrolase: MYLKAFTHLRLLLTFLASVTIVACTQLNQQKSSSKSTSLTQWVDPYIGTSFHGHVFMGANVPFGAVQLGPTNMSHGWDWCSGYHYSDSTIVGFAHTHLSGTGIGDLGDILVMPTTGDVTLVRGSLKNPNSGYYSLFSHAEEKAKPGYYSVKLKRYNIQAELTATERVGMHQYTFPQADQASIIFDLKEGIGWDTPTETFIEQLNDSTIAGYRFSKGWANDQRVYFTAVFSKPIQKFESYQVYDTASTTPTPAKKGTRIKGITRFKTKAGEKVLVKVGISPVSAENALANIKAEVPHWNFDQVVREADLAWNKELQKVEIEALDEAQMRTFYTALYHSMIAPSIFNDHNGDYRGTDKKVYPKANFTNLTTFSLWDTYRAAHPLYTILQTNRVNDMVNSMLAIYQQQGKLPVWHLMGNETNTMVGYSGVPVVADALLKGFDGFDKNLAYEAMKATAMGNEFGLKKVKELGFIPADDEVESVAKGLEYAISDGAIAMVAKKLGKEEDYQYFSKRAQNYQNYFDKQTRFMRGRISQNSWRTPFDPFKSEHRKDDYAEGNSWQYTWLVPQDVEGLVRLMGGEKRFAYKLDSLFTAQGDMGEGASNDITGLIGQYAHGNEPSHHITYLYPYVGQPWKTAEKVRHIIHTMYSDKPDGIIGNEDVGQMSSWYILSTLGFYQVHPSNGAFVFGSPAVKKATLHLPNGKTLEISAPKNSRENIYIRRVTLNGKPLTKSYITHKELMQGGKLDFDMGNQPSPTWGVAKESWPTSQLAE; this comes from the coding sequence ATGTACTTGAAAGCATTCACCCATCTACGGCTTTTGTTGACTTTTTTGGCCAGTGTCACCATAGTAGCCTGCACCCAATTGAACCAGCAGAAAAGCTCGTCAAAATCAACCTCGCTTACTCAGTGGGTGGACCCGTATATTGGCACCAGTTTCCATGGGCACGTGTTCATGGGCGCGAACGTTCCGTTTGGGGCGGTGCAACTGGGACCTACCAACATGTCGCATGGCTGGGATTGGTGCTCGGGGTATCATTACTCAGATTCAACCATTGTGGGCTTCGCGCATACGCATTTGAGCGGGACCGGCATTGGCGACCTAGGCGATATTCTTGTCATGCCCACCACCGGTGATGTAACCTTGGTGCGCGGGAGCCTCAAAAATCCCAACAGCGGCTATTATTCTCTATTCTCTCATGCAGAGGAAAAAGCCAAACCAGGATATTATTCGGTTAAGCTCAAGCGCTACAACATTCAGGCAGAGTTGACGGCTACTGAACGGGTGGGTATGCATCAATACACGTTTCCGCAGGCAGACCAAGCCAGCATCATCTTTGACCTGAAAGAAGGCATTGGCTGGGACACGCCCACTGAGACGTTTATTGAACAACTGAACGATTCCACCATTGCAGGCTACCGTTTTTCCAAAGGCTGGGCCAACGACCAGCGCGTCTACTTTACGGCAGTGTTCTCCAAGCCCATTCAAAAATTTGAGAGCTACCAAGTGTATGACACCGCCAGTACCACTCCTACTCCGGCCAAGAAAGGCACCCGCATCAAAGGCATTACCCGCTTTAAAACCAAGGCGGGCGAGAAGGTCTTGGTAAAAGTGGGTATCTCGCCGGTCAGTGCAGAAAATGCCTTGGCCAATATAAAAGCGGAAGTCCCGCACTGGAACTTTGACCAAGTAGTGCGCGAAGCCGACCTAGCCTGGAACAAAGAATTGCAGAAAGTAGAAATTGAAGCGTTGGATGAGGCCCAGATGCGCACCTTCTACACCGCGTTGTACCATTCCATGATTGCGCCTTCCATCTTCAATGACCACAACGGCGACTACCGGGGCACCGACAAAAAAGTATACCCCAAAGCTAATTTCACCAACCTCACTACCTTCTCGCTTTGGGATACCTACCGCGCCGCGCACCCATTGTACACTATCCTGCAAACCAACCGCGTGAACGACATGGTCAACTCCATGCTGGCCATTTACCAACAACAAGGCAAACTGCCTGTCTGGCATTTGATGGGCAATGAGACCAACACCATGGTAGGCTACAGCGGCGTACCCGTAGTGGCAGATGCTCTTTTGAAAGGCTTTGATGGCTTTGACAAGAACCTGGCGTATGAAGCCATGAAAGCCACGGCCATGGGCAATGAATTCGGGTTAAAGAAAGTGAAGGAATTGGGTTTTATTCCGGCAGATGATGAAGTGGAAAGCGTGGCCAAAGGCCTGGAGTACGCCATCAGTGACGGGGCCATTGCCATGGTCGCCAAGAAACTAGGTAAAGAAGAAGACTACCAATATTTCAGCAAACGCGCCCAGAACTACCAGAACTACTTTGACAAACAAACACGGTTCATGCGTGGTAGAATCTCCCAAAACAGCTGGCGCACGCCCTTTGACCCGTTTAAGTCTGAGCACCGTAAAGACGACTACGCCGAAGGCAATTCCTGGCAGTACACCTGGCTGGTACCGCAAGACGTGGAAGGCTTGGTGAGACTGATGGGCGGTGAAAAGCGCTTCGCGTATAAGCTGGATTCTTTGTTCACCGCGCAAGGTGACATGGGCGAAGGCGCCTCTAACGACATAACCGGTTTAATTGGCCAATATGCGCATGGCAACGAGCCTAGCCACCACATTACGTACCTCTACCCCTATGTAGGACAGCCCTGGAAAACCGCCGAGAAAGTCCGCCACATTATACACACCATGTACTCAGATAAGCCTGATGGCATCATTGGCAACGAAGACGTGGGACAGATGTCGTCCTGGTACATTCTCTCTACGCTAGGCTTTTACCAGGTGCATCCCTCCAATGGTGCTTTTGTCTTCGGGAGTCCGGCGGTGAAAAAGGCTACGCTTCATTTACCCAACGGAAAAACGCTGGAGATTTCTGCCCCAAAGAATAGCCGGGAAAACATCTACATTCGGCGGGTCACCCTTAACGGAAAGCCGCTTACCAAGTCTTATATCACGCACAAAGAATTGATGCAGGGCGGGAAACTAGATTTTGACATGGGTAACCAACCTAGCCCTACTTGGGGAGTAGCCAAAGAAAGCTGGCCGACCTCTCAACTTGCTGAGTAG